The DNA segment GCGGCCCGATCAGCGCGGCCACTCGCGACGCCGTGATGACCAGGCTGTTCAGCCCGGCCGAGGGGATCGGGCTCTCGTTCGTCCGCAACCCGATCGGCGCCTCCGACCTGTCCCGGCCCGGGAACGTCTCGCTCGACGACACCTGCTGCGACCTGAACGACTTCGGCAGCAACGGGTACGACACGAACGTCCGCCTGCTGACCCAGCAGGCCCGGCAGCTCAACCCGGCGCTGCGCGTCAAGGGCGTCCCGTGGAGCGCGCCCGGCTGGATGAAGGACAACGGCCGGATGGACCAGATGGGCTGGCTCAAGTGGGAGTATTACCCGCTCTACGCCCAGTACCTGGTCAAGTACGTCCAGAGTTACCAGGCCGCGGGCGTGCCGGTGAACTACATCTCGGTGCAGAACGAGCCGAACTGCTGCCAGGCCGCCAACCCGACGGCGATGAACTACCCCGGCATGAGCTGGAACCCGTCCGGCCTGGCCGAGTTCACCAAGAACCACGTCTACCCGGCGTTCCGGGCGGCCGGGATCACCACGAAGGTGCTGATCCACGACTGGAACTACGGCGACTACGCGAACTTCGGGGCCGCCATCCTCGGTGACGCCGGAGTACGCGACGATCCGCTCTTCGGCGGCATCGCCTGGCACGGGTACGCAGGCGATCCGGCCGTCGGGACCGAGGTGCACAACGCGTACCCGGCGGTGAAGCAGTTCAGCACCGAGCACTCCGGCGGCACGTGGATCACCAACCAGCACAACGAGGACCTCGCCGACATCGTCAACTACGCCCGCAACTGGAGCAGCAGCCTGGTCAAGTGGAGCCTGGCGCTGAACCAGAACATGGGACCGCACAACGGCGGCTGCGGCACGTGCACCGGGCTGATCACCGTGCAGGAGGGCGGCAGCCGGGCCGGGCAGGTCGACTACACGATCGAGTACTACACGACCGGGCACCTCACCAAGTTCGTGAAGCCGGGCGCGGTCCGGATCGAGTCGAACAACACCGCCGTGCAGAACGTGGCGTGGCGCAACCCGGACGGTTCGAAGGCGCTGATCGCGCACAACGGCGGGACGGCTGCCCAGTCCGTACGGGTGAACTGGGGTTCGCAATCCTTCGTCTACACCCTGCCGGCCCGGACGACGGCGACCTTCACCTGGTCCGGGGCCTCGGCGCCGCAGCCCAGCGGCACGATCACCGGGCTCGGCGGCAAGTGCGTCGACGTGGCGGGCGCGTCCTCGGCCAACGGGACCGCGGTGCAGCTCTACGGGTGCAACGGGACGACCGCCCAGCAGTGGACGCGGGCCTCGGACGGGACGCTGCGGTCGCTCGGCAGATGCCTGGACATCAGTGGTCCGAGCAGCGCCGACGGTACGGTGACGCATCTGTGGGACTGTCACTCGGGGAGTTCGCAGAAGTGGACGTACGACAGTGCCACGCAACGCCTGGTGAACGGATATTCCGGCAAATGTCTGGATGTGACCGGAAATAATTCGGCAGACGGCACCCGGTTGCAGATCTGGACCTGCACCACCGGCGCCAACCAGAAGTGGGTGCTTCGCTAGGCGACCGACGGTTTACTGTGAAGCCGGTGGGTTCAATCTGGACTACCCGCGACTGGCTGTGTAGGGGCGGTCAGTCGTCCCGCCTGCCGGAGGCGAGCCAAAAGTTCGCCTTCGGCAGCGTCGGACACCGGGTCGTTCCAGAATCCGAGCGGCACCGTCCGCAGGTTGCGCCCGAGCGGATCCAGCAGATGGCCGCCCAGCTTCAGCACCCAGAGCGCCACCGCCCGGTCCGTGATCGTCAGCTCCGGCACCTGCACGGCGAGCCGCGCCTCGAACGCCGCCACCTCCTGCACCGACCGCAGCCAGACCACCAGGATCAGGTTCGCCGAGCCGGACAGCGTCGCGCAGAACCGGGTCTCCCGCATCCCACTCAGCTTGCTCACCACCCGCCCGGTGTCGGCCGGCGGCAGCGTGCACCAGAGCGACACCGAGATCGGGTAACCGGAGACGTACCGCGCCACCTCGCATCGGTAGACGATCGACCGCTCCACGTCCAGCCGATCGAGTCGCCGCCGGACCGTCGTCGGGCTCAGACCGGTCCGTTCCGCGATCCGCACGGCCGGCTGGCGCGGATCCTCACTCAGAGCCTGGATCAGTCGTACGTCCTCGTCACCGAAGACATGCCCCTTCTTCGCCGCCCCCGCCCGTCCCTCGGTGAGTGACTGCCGAGCCTGCTCGCTGAGCCGGTCGAGCCGCCACCGGCTGCCCTCGATGTGCACCGTCACGGCGATCTGCGTACGCGACGCCGCCACCCCGGCGAGCGTGCCGAGCCGCAGACTCAGGTAGCGGCCGAGCTGCACGTGGTCGACGAAGGCGGCCTGGATCA comes from the Actinoplanes sp. OR16 genome and includes:
- a CDS encoding Lrp/AsnC family transcriptional regulator encodes the protein MPADTPETLTLDELDYQLLTALQLAPRADWQRIGAALGVDSSTAARRWNRLFQSGHAWISCLPAQLALPSVVLAVIEVDCVAGRLPEVAAGLADDVNIVTLEHVTGARDLLIQAAFVDHVQLGRYLSLRLGTLAGVAASRTQIAVTVHIEGSRWRLDRLSEQARQSLTEGRAGAAKKGHVFGDEDVRLIQALSEDPRQPAVRIAERTGLSPTTVRRRLDRLDVERSIVYRCEVARYVSGYPISVSLWCTLPPADTGRVVSKLSGMRETRFCATLSGSANLILVVWLRSVQEVAAFEARLAVQVPELTITDRAVALWVLKLGGHLLDPLGRNLRTVPLGFWNDPVSDAAEGELLARLRQAGRLTAPTQPVAGSPD
- a CDS encoding ricin-type beta-trefoil lectin domain protein, translating into MRLLLAAAVGASALLASPASPALAAGETVNVYLTTTSDSGGRAVTRGLQQQSPITFGPAGGSANQTITVNEGVTYQTFEGGGASITDTTAYLLRGGPISAATRDAVMTRLFSPAEGIGLSFVRNPIGASDLSRPGNVSLDDTCCDLNDFGSNGYDTNVRLLTQQARQLNPALRVKGVPWSAPGWMKDNGRMDQMGWLKWEYYPLYAQYLVKYVQSYQAAGVPVNYISVQNEPNCCQAANPTAMNYPGMSWNPSGLAEFTKNHVYPAFRAAGITTKVLIHDWNYGDYANFGAAILGDAGVRDDPLFGGIAWHGYAGDPAVGTEVHNAYPAVKQFSTEHSGGTWITNQHNEDLADIVNYARNWSSSLVKWSLALNQNMGPHNGGCGTCTGLITVQEGGSRAGQVDYTIEYYTTGHLTKFVKPGAVRIESNNTAVQNVAWRNPDGSKALIAHNGGTAAQSVRVNWGSQSFVYTLPARTTATFTWSGASAPQPSGTITGLGGKCVDVAGASSANGTAVQLYGCNGTTAQQWTRASDGTLRSLGRCLDISGPSSADGTVTHLWDCHSGSSQKWTYDSATQRLVNGYSGKCLDVTGNNSADGTRLQIWTCTTGANQKWVLR